Within Schumannella luteola, the genomic segment GCGCTCGTTGCGCCCCGTTCCGCGGGCGACACGCCGGGCGGCGGGCCGCGGCCGTCGGGCGTAGCGTGGCCGCATGAGCGAGCGGGATGCGCGGGCCCTGTCCTTCGGAGCGGCGACGGGGGAGTACGAGCGGGCGCGGCCCGGCTACCCCGACGAGATCGTCGACGCCGTGCTCGCGGGAGACCCGAGCGACGTGCTCGATCTCGGCGCCGGCACGGGCAAGCTGACCCGCGCGCTCGCCGTACGCGGTCTGCGGGTCAGCGCCGTCGACCCCGACCCGGCGATGCTCGCCGCACTCGCCGAGCGCTCGCCCGACATCCCCGTCGCCGAGGGCACGGCCGAGAGCATCCCGTTCCCCGATGCGGCTTTCGACCTGGTGACGGTCGCGCAGGCCTGGCACTGGGTGGATGCGCCGCGCGCTTTCGCCGAGGTCGCGCGCGTGCTGCGCCCCGGCGGCGCGCTCGCCCTCGTCTGGAACGAGCGCGACGAGCGCGATTCGTGGAACCGCCGCTTCGGCGAGATCGCGGAGCGCTCGGGCGCTGAGGTATTCCTCGACGAGCCGGTCGAGTTCGCACCGCCGTTCGACGAGCCGGTCACGACCTGGGTCGACTGGAGCCGCGAGCTCGCTCGCGAGCAGGTGCTCGACCTGGTGCGCTCGCGCAGCGCCTGGCTCGTGCGCGATGAGGACGGTCGCGCGGAGATGGAGCGGGGGATCCGCGAGCTGCTCGATTCGGATGCTGACAGCACCGCCGCCGGCCGCTGGGTCATGCCGATGCGCACGGTCGCGTTCGTCGCGCGGCGCGACTGAGGCGATCAAGCGATCGAGGCGGCTGAACCGCCGGAGCGCGCCGCGCATCCACCCGCCGTCGGCCACGCCCTGGCGCCGCCGGTAGGCTGACCTCCCGTGGCTCTCACCATCGGCATCGTCGGACTCCCCAACGTGGGCAAGTCGACCCTCTTCAACGCCCTCACCAAGAACACCGTGCTCGCGGCGAACTACCCGTTCGCGACGATCGAGCCGAACGTCGGGATCGTGAACCTGCCCGACGAGCGCCTGAACGTGCTGGCCGGCGTCTTCGCGAGCGAGCGGATCGTGCCCGCGACGGTGTCGTTCGTCGACATCGCCGGCATCGTGAAGGGCGCGAGCGAGGGCGAAGGGCTGGGCAACCAGTTCCTCGCGAACATCCGCGAGGCGGATGCGATCGCGCAGGTCGTGCGCGCCTTCACCGACGACGACGTCGTGCACGTCGCCGGTGCCGTCGACCCCTCGGGCGACCTCGAGACCATCAACACCGAGCTGATGCTCGCCGACCTGCAGACGCTCGAGAAGGCGGTGACGCGCCTCGAGAAGGAGGTGCGCGGCAAGAAGGCCGACCCAGCTGTGCTCGCCGCCGCCGTCGAGGCGCAGAAGGCGCTCGGCGAGGGCACCCCGCTGTCGCAGGTCAAGGGCCTCGAGCTCGGCCTGCTCAAGGAGCTCGGCCTGCTCACCGCCAAGCCGGTCATCTACGTCTTCAACGTCGACGAGGGCATCCTCACCGACACGGCGAAGACGGATGCGCTCGCCGCGATCGTCGCGCCCGCCCAGGCCGTCTTCCTCGACGCGAAGATCGAGTCGGAGCTCATCGACCTCGACCCCGAGGACGCGGCCGAGCTGCTCGCCTCCACCGGCCAGACCGAGTCGGGCCTCGACCAGCTGGCCCGCATCGGCTTCGACACCCTCGGCCTGCAGACCTACCTCACCGCCGGCCCCAAGGAGTCGCGCGCCTGGACCATCGGCAAGGGCTGGAAGGCCCCGCAGGCCGCCGGCGTCATCCACACCGACTTCGAGACGGGCTTCATCAAGGCGGAGGTGATCGGCTTCGACGACCTCGTCGCCGCCGGATCCGTCGCGGATGCCCGCTCGGCCGGCAAGGCTCGCATCGAGGGCAAGGACTACGTCATGCAGGACGGCGACGTGGTGGAGTTCCGCTTCAACGTGTGAGTTCCTCGCGTTCGGGCGGTAGCCTCGTGCCGTGTCGCTGCGTCGTCCCGCATCCAGGAGTCCTCACGGAACCGACGCCGAGCGAGAGCTGATCGCTGACGCGGACGTGGTCGCGTACTACGACGAGACGCGCTGGGCGGCCATGGAGCCAACGATCCGACGCACGATGCACAAGCAAGGTGTGCTGTCGATCGTCCTCGGCGCTCTGCTCGCACTCATCTGGGTCGGGCCTCTCGTCGCTCTCATGGCAATCGACGGCCGTCCCGACATGAGGCTGTCCCTCCTCGCGATCGTGATCCTCGTGCTGCTTGCGGTGCTCGTCGTGGCGGGCGTGCGACAGATCTGCCGGCGACTGCGCAGGCCCGAATTCGCTATGGCGATCACCTCCACGTCCGTGCTCTTCCCCGAGATCGAGCGTCCGTCGGCGTTCCTGCCGCCGATCGGCGCCGAAGAGTGGGAGCGCGAGGGAACGCACGCCGAGCTCATCCCGGCATCGGGTCGCCTGCAGCCGGCGCGCGTCGAGTTCACCTGGCAGGACGGCCACAAGCGCCGCCGCCGCTCGGCGGCCGCCGACTCCATCGACGTCGAACCCCGTGTCATCGTCGAAGCGCTGGCCGATTCGCCGACGTGCTAGCGCCCGCGGCCACCGACGGCGATCCGTCGCCGATCAGCGGATGACGCGGTAGCGCTGGTGCGTCTCGCTCGCGAAGGCGGACGTCTCGAGTCGCTCCAGCTCGATCCGCTCGCCGAGGCCGGCGAAGAGCGAGATGCCGCCGCCGAGCAGCACCGGCGCGACGTCGAGGTGGATCTCGTCGACGAGGCCCAGCTGCAGGCACTGACGCGAGATGCTCCCGCCGAGCAAACTGACCCAGCGGTCACCGGCTGCGAGCGACGCCCGGTCGACGGCGTCGACGATGCTGTCCTGCACGAAGGTGTAGGTGATCCCGTCCCGCTCGATCGGGTCGTGGGCGTCGTGCGTCATGAGGAAGACCGGCACCTTCAGCATCCCGCCGTAGGGGATCTCGCCGTCGTCGATCGTGCGGGTCTTGTTGGCGCCGCCGACCACGGCTCCGATCCGATCCATGACCCGCTGCACGACCAGATCGTCGTCGGGGGCCGAGGGACGGCCGAACATCCAGTCGACCCCGCCGTCGGCCTCGGCGAGGAAGCCGTCGAGCGTGATGGTGGCGTGGATGATCACCGTGGCCATGCTGTTCTCCTCTGCGAGCGCTGAGTCGTGAACGCGTGTCTTCCGACGGTAGCTGCGATCCGGCCGGAGCGGAGGCCGGAGATCGCTCGGACATGCGATCCTGCCGTGATGCCCGCTCCCGAACCGCATGAGCACTTCGGCGTCTACGGGGCGTGGCTGCAGGACGGCCGGCTCGTGACGATCGAGAAGGTGCGCGGGCCCTACACGGGCTGGCTCGATCTGCCGGGAGGAGCGCCCGAGGCGGGGGAGTGTCGGGAGCAGACGCTGGCGCGCGAGCTGGATGAGGAGTGCGGCGCCGCCGTGCGCTCGGTGCTCGAATGGCATCCCTTCGAGTTCCGGGTCGAACTCGCGAGCGACAGGAGGAGGCCGATCGACTTCCGCCACCGCGGGCTCATCGCACTCGTCGACGCGCTGGGGCCAGTGCGTCCGGTCGAGAGCGTTGAGGATGTCGCGAGGGTCGTGCTGCTCGATCTCGGATCCGATCGCCCGGTCAGTCCGCCGGTCAGTCTCGCCCAAGAGCTCCTCGCGCGCCGCTTGGAGTGAGTCGGGACGGCGGATGGACATTCGTCGAGATCTGCGGAGCGTCGAGCGGTTCGCGGCTGGCGGTCCGACGGCTCTCGGGTCGATGCTGTGGGCGTGACCGGCACGAAGAAGATCCGTCGCAAGCTCGAGGCCGGCATCGGCGCCGAACGAATGGTCCGCGTAGAACGCGACCTGCGGCACGCGGGTCGCATCGACGGCTTCGTGCTCGCCGTCGGCACCGAATGGGTGCTGCTCGCCGCGACCGGTGACGGAGGTCGCCCCGACGGAGTCATCGCGGTGCGCATCCGTGACATCACCGGCGTCGAATGGGATACGAGCTTCGAGTCGCGGTTCGCGCGGACTCTGCCGAGCTGGCCGCCGACCGCCCCGGGCGAGCCGGGCCTCGACTCCACGTCGGAGGTGCTCGCGTACCTCGGCGATCATCACGCGCCGATCGGCATCGAGAAGGAGACTGAGCGGAGGGCGCTGTGGATCGGCGCCATCGAGTCGATCGATCGCAAGCACGTCTGGCTCGACGAGGCGCTGCCCGACGCGAGTTGGAGGGGCCCGCTCGGGTACAGGCTGAAGCGGATCACCTCGGTGCACGCGGGAGGCCGCTACCTGGCGGCGCTCGCGGTCGTCGCTGGGCAGATCCCGCCGCGGCTCGCTGCGCGCTGACACCCTGATGCGGGTGCGCGCCGGTGGCGGATGCGCTGGCATGCTGACGCGATGACCTCCACCGAGCAGGGCGACCCCACACATGCGCCGGAAGCCCCCGCGGCGCCGATCCCGCCCTCGCAGTGGGCTCAGCCGATGTACCCGGGTCAGCCGCTCCAGCCGATCCGCACCAACCTGCTCGCGATCATCGGCTTCGTCGGCGTCTTCCTCATGCCCGTGATCGGGATCGTGCTCGGCATCATGGCGAAGCGGCAGATCGCCGTCACCGGCGAAGCGGGCGAGGGCCTCGCGAAGTGGGCCTACATCCTCGGCGTGCTCGGCACGATCCTGCAGGCGGTCTTCTTCGTGGTCTGGATCGCCCTGTTCCTGCAGTTCGCGTCGATGGCGCCGACGGGACTGTGACGGGCGTCGAGGAGACGCTGAAGCGACCCCGTAGCCACGCGCGCCGACGTCGACGTCGGCGACGACGGCGAGTCAGCCCGCGGATAGTGCGCGGGTGGAAGCTGTTCGTGATCGTGCTGTGCGGCTTGGGATTCGTGGCTTCGATCGGCGTCGGCGCCGTGGCACTGGTGGATGCGGGCAAGCCCGCCATCTGGGGAACGTTCACCGAGACGCGCACCGAGCTCCGGGTCGGATACAAGGGGGCCACCCGCACGGTGAGCTTCGGCGACTGGGTCAGTGATGACGGCGCGAGACACCTCGACGACACCGAACTCGACGGCGAGCCCGGCAAAGATCGCACAGCGCGCGCCTACATCCGGCCCACCGGCACTCTGGACGGCGAGACAGTCGTGCATGCTGAGGACTCCGGCAACCCGATGCTGATCGTCGCGGGCGTGTTCGCGCTACTGGCGCTGGGCTCGGGCGTTGCGCGCACGATCGAGTTCGTGCACACGCGCCGCGAGTACGCCCGCATCTCGTCCTGACCGCCGACCGGCGTCATGCTCGAGGATGACGGAACCCGCACGCGCGACCGCCAGGCTGGGATGCGGCCCGCGAGCTGCGCGGGTGCTCGAGGAGGAACATGACCGCCGACGCGCCGGCCCCCGCCGCAGCCGCCCCCGATCAGACCGCACACGATGCCGTGACCAGCCCGGCGCCCCCGGCGCAGGCCGACGTCATCAGTCCGTCGACCGGCCGCGCATCCACCGCCCGCCTCATCGCGATCGACATCGCCCGCTTCATCGCGATCGTCGGGATGATGGGCAATCACCTGGCGCTCGGCTACTTCGAGCCGCTGACGGTCGCGGTGAGCGGGTTCCCGTCGACGCTGTTCGCCGTGCTCGGGGGAGTGAGCGCGGTGCTGTCGACGCGCAAGTACGTCGAGAACGGGCAGCGGCTCGCGGCATCCCTCTCGCTCGCGGCGCGCGGAGCGGTCGTGGGCCTCATCGGCGTCGCGCTCGGGCTGACGCCCACCTTCGTCGCGGTGGTGCTCGTCTACTACGGGGTCGGGATGATCGTGACCGCGGTGCTGCTGCACCTGCCGAGCCCCGTGCTGCTCGCGCTCGCTGCGGCGCTCGCCGTGGGCGGACCGCACCTCAACCTGCTCGTGCACGACGTCGCCCAGCTCGACACGCTCGGCGAGCTCAGCTATGCCGACCCCTTCCAGTTCCTGCGGTCGGTCGCGTTCACGGGCACCTATCCGGTCATCACGTGGCTCGCGTACATGCTGGCGGGCGTGCTCGCGGCGCGGGTGCTGCTGAACCCCGAGCGACTGCGGTCCGCTGTGCGACTCGTCGCGGTGGGAGCGGGGATGCTGGCTGCCGCCATCGCCGCCGACCTCATCAGCCGTCCGGCGGTGCTCGACGCGATCATGGCGAAGGGGCTCGAGCGCGGGGAGGCGGAGTACCTGGTGACCGGCGACGGCTTCGGCGCCCCGATCGACTCGAGCTGGGTCGCGCTCGTCAACGCCGCGCCGCACACGGGCTCGACCGGTGACATCGTGCGCACGGTCGGCGCCGCGCTGCTGCTGATCGGCGTGCTCGTCGCGATCGGCGAGCTGTGGCGCCGTCGGGTCGCGGCGACCTCGCTCAACGCGGCGGCGGAGCGCGCTCGCCGCGTGCCGCTGCTGCTGCGCCCCATCGCGGCGGCCGGATCCGCCCCGCTGACCCTCTACACGCTGCACATCCTGGCGACCGCGGCGATCACGACCCTCATCACCCAGGATCTCGGCTTCGACGTCTTCGGCGGATCGGGCCAGGCGCCGTGGTGGCTCATGGGTCCGGGAGCGTGGGGTGTCCACGTGCTCGCGGCTCTCGCCTTCGGTGTCGTCCTGGCGATCGTGAAGCGTCGCGGTCCGCTCGAGGCGCTCGCGAGTCTGGTGGCGCGGGCGGCTGCCCGACTCGGCTGAGCTCAGCGCGAGTCGGGCCGCCGCGCACCCGCCTCAGGCCGGCGTGCCGTCCGCGATCGCGTCGAGCTCGGCGACCTGCTCGGGCGTGAGCTCGACCGCGCCGGCGGCGACGTTCTGCTCGAGGTGATCGACCGAACCGGTGCCGGGGATCAGCAGCACGTTCGGTGCGTGCGCGAGCAGCCAGGCGAGCCCGACCTGCGCGGGCGTCGCGCCGACCGCGGCGGCGACGCGCTGCACGGCCGGCTGCTCGGCGACCTTCGGCGCGTTCGGGAAGGCCGAGCCGAGCGGGAAGAACGGCACCCAGGCGATGCCGTGCTCGAGGGCGAGCGCGAGCAGGTCCTCGTCGCCGCGCGCCACGAGGCTGTAGGCGTTCTGGATTTCGCCGATCCCGGCCGGCAGCGCCTGGCGCAGCTGGGCGGCATCCACGTTGCTGAGCCCGATGGAGCGGATGAGGCCCTCGTCGCGCATCGCGATCATCTCGCCCAGCTGGTCGTCGAGCGGCACGATCTGGTCGCCGGTCGCGATGATGCCGTGGCCGGCGTCGGTGCGGCGCAGGTTGACGAGATCGAGGTGGTCGC encodes:
- a CDS encoding dihydrofolate reductase family protein encodes the protein MATVIIHATITLDGFLAEADGGVDWMFGRPSAPDDDLVVQRVMDRIGAVVGGANKTRTIDDGEIPYGGMLKVPVFLMTHDAHDPIERDGITYTFVQDSIVDAVDRASLAAGDRWVSLLGGSISRQCLQLGLVDEIHLDVAPVLLGGGISLFAGLGERIELERLETSAFASETHQRYRVIR
- a CDS encoding aldo/keto reductase, translating into MTDTTASATPDDRPIPGGAFPLGPRPVARIGFGAMQLGELPGRALPSDEEATAVLRRAVELGVDHIDTSHFYGDDTANRRIRTALGSADDIAIATKVGAVRASDPDAPVPLVVAQKPAELRAQVEQNLRTLGRDHLDLVNLRRTDAGHGIIATGDQIVPLDDQLGEMIAMRDEGLIRSIGLSNVDAAQLRQALPAGIGEIQNAYSLVARGDEDLLALALEHGIAWVPFFPLGSAFPNAPKVAEQPAVQRVAAAVGATPAQVGLAWLLAHAPNVLLIPGTGSVDHLEQNVAAGAVELTPEQVAELDAIADGTPA
- a CDS encoding heparan-alpha-glucosaminide N-acetyltransferase domain-containing protein, which produces MTADAPAPAAAAPDQTAHDAVTSPAPPAQADVISPSTGRASTARLIAIDIARFIAIVGMMGNHLALGYFEPLTVAVSGFPSTLFAVLGGVSAVLSTRKYVENGQRLAASLSLAARGAVVGLIGVALGLTPTFVAVVLVYYGVGMIVTAVLLHLPSPVLLALAAALAVGGPHLNLLVHDVAQLDTLGELSYADPFQFLRSVAFTGTYPVITWLAYMLAGVLAARVLLNPERLRSAVRLVAVGAGMLAAAIAADLISRPAVLDAIMAKGLERGEAEYLVTGDGFGAPIDSSWVALVNAAPHTGSTGDIVRTVGAALLLIGVLVAIGELWRRRVAATSLNAAAERARRVPLLLRPIAAAGSAPLTLYTLHILATAAITTLITQDLGFDVFGGSGQAPWWLMGPGAWGVHVLAALAFGVVLAIVKRRGPLEALASLVARAAARLG
- the ychF gene encoding redox-regulated ATPase YchF codes for the protein MALTIGIVGLPNVGKSTLFNALTKNTVLAANYPFATIEPNVGIVNLPDERLNVLAGVFASERIVPATVSFVDIAGIVKGASEGEGLGNQFLANIREADAIAQVVRAFTDDDVVHVAGAVDPSGDLETINTELMLADLQTLEKAVTRLEKEVRGKKADPAVLAAAVEAQKALGEGTPLSQVKGLELGLLKELGLLTAKPVIYVFNVDEGILTDTAKTDALAAIVAPAQAVFLDAKIESELIDLDPEDAAELLASTGQTESGLDQLARIGFDTLGLQTYLTAGPKESRAWTIGKGWKAPQAAGVIHTDFETGFIKAEVIGFDDLVAAGSVADARSAGKARIEGKDYVMQDGDVVEFRFNV
- a CDS encoding class I SAM-dependent methyltransferase; the encoded protein is MSERDARALSFGAATGEYERARPGYPDEIVDAVLAGDPSDVLDLGAGTGKLTRALAVRGLRVSAVDPDPAMLAALAERSPDIPVAEGTAESIPFPDAAFDLVTVAQAWHWVDAPRAFAEVARVLRPGGALALVWNERDERDSWNRRFGEIAERSGAEVFLDEPVEFAPPFDEPVTTWVDWSRELAREQVLDLVRSRSAWLVRDEDGRAEMERGIRELLDSDADSTAAGRWVMPMRTVAFVARRD
- a CDS encoding DUF4190 domain-containing protein; the encoded protein is MTSTEQGDPTHAPEAPAAPIPPSQWAQPMYPGQPLQPIRTNLLAIIGFVGVFLMPVIGIVLGIMAKRQIAVTGEAGEGLAKWAYILGVLGTILQAVFFVVWIALFLQFASMAPTGL
- a CDS encoding NUDIX domain-containing protein; the protein is MPAPEPHEHFGVYGAWLQDGRLVTIEKVRGPYTGWLDLPGGAPEAGECREQTLARELDEECGAAVRSVLEWHPFEFRVELASDRRRPIDFRHRGLIALVDALGPVRPVESVEDVARVVLLDLGSDRPVSPPVSLAQELLARRLE